A genomic region of Zalophus californianus isolate mZalCal1 chromosome 11, mZalCal1.pri.v2, whole genome shotgun sequence contains the following coding sequences:
- the HARBI1 gene encoding putative nuclease HARBI1 codes for MAIPITVLDCDLLLYGRGHRTLDRFKLDDVTDEYLMSMYGFPRQFIYYLVELLGASLSRPTQRSRAISPETQILAALGFYTSGSFQTRMGDAIGISQASMSRCVANVTEALVERATQFIRFPADEASVQALKDEFYGLAGMPGVIGVVDCIHVAIKAPNAEDLSYVNRKGLHSLNCLMVCDIRGALMTVETNWPGSLQDYAVLQQSSLNSHFEAGMHKDSWLLGDSSFLLRAWLMTPLHIPETPAEYRYNMAHSATHSVIEKTFRTLCSRFRCLDGSKGALQYSPEKSSHIILACCVLHNISLEHGMDVWSSPMTGPMEQPPEEDYENMESLDLEADRIRQELMLTHFS; via the exons ATGGCTATACCAATAACAGTGCTTGACTGTGATCTCTTACTCTATGGCCGAGGTCACCGGACATTGGACCGCTTTAAGCTGGATGATGTGACTGATGAATACTTGATGTCCATGTATGGGTTTCCTCGACAGTTCATTTATTACTTGGTGGAGCTCTTGGGGGCGAGTCTTTCTAGACCTACTCAGAGATCCAGAGCTATTAGCCCAGAGACACAGATCCTTGCAGCACTGGGCTTCTATACTTCAGGTTCCTTCCAGACTCGGATGGGAGATGCTATTGGAATCAGTCAGGCATCTATGAGTCGCTGTGTTGCCAATGTCACTGAAGCACTTGTGGAAAGAGCCACACAGTTCATTCGCTTTCCAGCTGATGAAGCCTCCGTGCAGGCTTTAAAGGATGAATTCTATGGGTTGGCAGGGATGCCAGGGGTGATAGGGGTGGTTGACTGTATCCATGTGGCAATCAAGGCACCAAATGCTGAAGACCTCTCCTATGTGAACCGCAAAGGCCTGCATTCTTTAAACTGCCTGATGGTGTGTGACATCAGAGGGGCGCTGATGACTGTGGAGACCAACTGGCCAGGCAGCCTACAGGACTATGCCGTGCTGCAGCAGTCTTCCCTCAATAGTCATTTTGAAGCTGGAATGCACAAAGATAGCTGGCTGCTTG GTGACAGTTCCTTCCTTCTGCGTGCTTGGCTCATGACCCCCCTTCACATTCCTGAAACTCCAGCCGAATATCGCTATAACATGGCCCATTCTGCAACTCACAGTGTGATTGAGAAAACTTTCCGAACCCTCTGCTCCCGATTCCGCTGCCTGGATGGATCCAAGGGAGCACTACAATACTCACCAGAGAAGTCCAGCCACATTATCTTGGCTTGTTGTGTCCTCCACAACATCTCCCTGGAGCATGGGATGGATGTTTGGTCCTCTCCAATGACAGGACCCATGGAACAGCCTCCTGAAGAAGACTATGAGAACATGGAGTCCTTGGACCTGGAGGCTGACCGAATCCGTCAGGAGCTGATGCTCACTCATTTTAGCTAA